Proteins from a single region of Lysinibacillus sp. JNUCC-52:
- a CDS encoding PepSY1/2 domain-containing protein, producing MRTMLVILTIAVIGLGAYSIDLHGDKESLQRTVHAQYTEKLTDASEKLSYLQRAVSQSLLFKDEQAIHSELDSIWRLSSEVRSSISNIPIGQELSSQWLGYLGRLGDEAKKTAKSGDYEEWRKKMPQISTNLQALSDEWTTATVDYYKQDGNMDVWTRQVDNKNPNTSFDNIKKTLKDYGESDFPLTLSESDWQKKLELKALQDSVITEKEALEKVKKLFPIIKDATFTVTKSSDTAPYPFYHIQFHQGIRLGYVDVTEKGGHLLSYLVERPVDEAKLSQEEVIKKAEEHLKRLEMKDVAFVESRENHLAWHVTFARVHPGDNALIYADGVQLKIAKDTGELLGANAMEYIQEESIKPQKANPIDWKTFFDDNVRVEEVRNIYTDNGQFEQRLCYEVIAVRDEQVQETFRIVVDAENHNVLKVEYLT from the coding sequence ATGAGAACAATGCTCGTTATTTTAACGATAGCCGTTATCGGTTTAGGAGCATATAGTATTGATTTACATGGAGATAAAGAAAGTTTACAACGTACAGTACATGCGCAGTATACAGAAAAACTAACGGATGCCTCTGAAAAATTATCGTACTTACAAAGAGCAGTTTCGCAATCCTTATTATTTAAGGATGAACAGGCTATCCACAGTGAGCTAGATTCTATTTGGCGACTAAGCTCAGAAGTACGTTCATCAATTTCAAATATTCCCATTGGGCAAGAGCTTTCTAGTCAGTGGCTAGGTTATTTAGGAAGACTTGGTGATGAAGCGAAAAAAACCGCGAAGTCGGGAGATTATGAAGAGTGGCGTAAAAAAATGCCGCAAATCTCCACTAATTTGCAAGCTTTATCTGACGAATGGACAACTGCAACTGTTGATTATTATAAACAAGATGGAAATATGGATGTTTGGACGCGCCAAGTAGACAATAAAAATCCTAATACATCATTTGATAATATTAAGAAGACACTAAAAGATTATGGTGAAAGTGATTTCCCACTTACATTAAGTGAATCAGATTGGCAGAAAAAATTAGAATTAAAAGCATTACAAGATTCAGTCATTACAGAAAAAGAAGCGCTAGAAAAAGTGAAAAAACTATTCCCAATTATTAAAGATGCTACGTTTACTGTTACAAAAAGTAGCGATACAGCGCCATATCCGTTTTATCACATACAGTTCCATCAAGGTATTCGTTTAGGTTATGTCGACGTAACTGAAAAGGGAGGACACTTACTATCCTATTTAGTTGAACGTCCTGTAGATGAGGCTAAGCTTTCACAAGAGGAAGTTATTAAAAAAGCGGAAGAACATTTAAAGAGACTTGAGATGAAAGATGTTGCTTTTGTTGAGTCACGTGAAAACCATTTAGCTTGGCATGTTACATTTGCACGCGTTCATCCTGGTGATAATGCATTAATTTATGCAGATGGTGTACAATTAAAAATTGCAAAAGATACTGGAGAATTACTTGGTGCAAATGCAATGGAATATATACAAGAAGAATCGATAAAACCACAAAAAGCTAATCCAATTGATTGGAAAACTTTCTTTGACGATAATGTACGTGTTGAAGAAGTAAGAAATATATATACGGATAACGGACAATTCGAACAACGTCTTTGCTATGAAGTCATTGCCGTTCGAGACGAACAAGTCCAAGAAACGTTCCGAATTGTAGTAGATGCTGAAAATCACAATGTGTTAAAAGTAGAATATTTAACTTAA
- the sleB gene encoding spore cortex-lytic enzyme, whose protein sequence is MRLLSILFAFILAISIVSIPQNNATAFSDQQITRGAYGDDVIELQARLQYLGFYKSKIDGKFGYNTYWALRNFQEKYGIPVDGIAGTKTKKALAGYSDYDEKWVKAQLKAGNQFTYYGGVPLDQQVKSTGNAGGNAGGGGTANNESTGSSNNNGTDTQIPPKYTERDLQLIANAVYGEARGEPYEGQVAVAAVILNRLESPDFPNTISGIIFQPLAFTAVADGQIWLEPNQRAKEAVIDAMNGWDPSENALYYFNPKTATSKWIWSRPQIKQIGEHIFCS, encoded by the coding sequence GTGCGTTTATTAAGTATACTTTTTGCTTTCATTCTTGCGATTAGTATAGTCTCGATTCCACAAAATAACGCAACAGCGTTTAGCGATCAACAAATTACCCGCGGTGCGTATGGAGATGATGTCATTGAATTACAGGCTAGATTACAATACTTAGGATTTTATAAAAGTAAAATTGACGGAAAATTCGGCTACAACACTTACTGGGCATTACGAAATTTCCAAGAGAAATATGGCATACCAGTAGATGGTATAGCAGGCACAAAGACGAAAAAAGCATTAGCAGGATATTCAGATTACGATGAAAAATGGGTGAAAGCGCAATTAAAAGCAGGCAATCAGTTTACCTATTATGGTGGTGTTCCACTTGATCAGCAGGTGAAAAGTACTGGTAATGCTGGTGGGAACGCTGGCGGTGGCGGAACAGCAAATAATGAAAGCACTGGTAGCAGTAATAATAATGGGACAGATACACAAATTCCACCAAAGTATACGGAACGTGATTTACAGCTTATTGCCAATGCAGTTTATGGAGAGGCTAGGGGAGAACCATATGAAGGCCAAGTAGCCGTAGCCGCTGTTATTTTAAATAGATTAGAAAGTCCAGATTTTCCGAACACAATATCAGGTATCATTTTCCAACCTTTAGCATTTACAGCAGTAGCAGATGGTCAAATTTGGCTAGAACCAAACCAGCGTGCAAAAGAAGCGGTTATCGATGCAATGAATGGCTGGGATCCATCAGAAAATGCACTGTATTATTTTAACCCTAAAACAGCAACAAGTAAGTGGATTTGGTCTCGTCCGCAAATAAAACAAATAGGTGAGCATATTTTCTGTTCATAA
- the prsW gene encoding glutamic-type intramembrane protease PrsW: protein MIILLSAAIAPGLALFSYFYLRNQMATEPRKTLLQTFLYGAFLTFPILFLQYVLTEEGVFQYLYLQDVLFSSVIEEFFKWFVLLIAIYNHVEFDDPYDGILYGASISLGFATIENVLYLFSFGLNTAFMRALLPVSSHALFGVVMGYYYGRAKFSKHAKTKEMIAMAICAPVVLHILYNTILSFKGHWVYLMIPFMLFLWWFGLRKVKLAHYHLIQHLHMHKKI from the coding sequence ATGATCATCCTTTTATCAGCTGCCATTGCTCCAGGTCTAGCGCTTTTTAGTTACTTCTATTTGCGCAATCAAATGGCAACGGAGCCACGAAAAACACTACTTCAAACGTTTTTGTATGGTGCTTTTTTAACATTCCCTATCTTGTTTTTACAGTATGTATTAACAGAAGAAGGGGTTTTTCAATATCTTTATTTACAAGATGTCCTTTTTTCCAGTGTCATTGAAGAGTTTTTTAAATGGTTTGTACTGTTAATAGCTATCTACAATCATGTAGAATTTGATGATCCTTATGATGGTATATTGTATGGTGCAAGTATATCTCTTGGATTTGCGACGATTGAAAATGTATTGTATTTATTTTCTTTTGGTTTGAATACAGCATTTATGCGAGCATTACTACCCGTATCAAGTCACGCTCTGTTTGGTGTAGTAATGGGCTATTATTATGGTCGTGCAAAGTTTTCAAAGCATGCAAAGACAAAAGAAATGATTGCGATGGCCATTTGTGCACCAGTCGTATTACACATTTTATACAATACAATATTATCATTTAAAGGACATTGGGTATATTTAATGATACCGTTTATGCTATTTTTATGGTGGTTTGGTTTACGTAAAGTAAAGCTTGCGCATTATCATCTTATCCAACATTTGCATATGCATAAAAAAATATAG
- a CDS encoding asparaginase, with translation MRKTILLIHTGGTISMAMSEEGAVMPNKENPLIKESKKLDTLASIKEVEAFNLPSPHITPKEMLSLRNLIMEKTSTEQFDGVVITHGTDTLEETAYFLELTTNLSIPIVLTGAMRSSNELGADGIYNLVEAVRVAVDDEARDKGVLVVMNDEVHLAVNTTKTSTSSVNTFQSPQYGPIGLITKSRILFHHAPIRRQYVDIQGLAKRVAMLKVYAGMEVDLLDVVLACQYDGVVLEGLGQGNVPPTVVKGIESLLERGIPVVLVSRCFNGIAEGVYGYVGGGKMLEDLGAIFATGINGQKARLKLLIGLNKEGNPLDLKEFFQ, from the coding sequence ATGAGAAAAACAATTTTATTAATTCATACTGGCGGAACAATTTCCATGGCAATGAGTGAAGAAGGGGCGGTTATGCCAAATAAGGAAAATCCACTAATAAAAGAAAGTAAAAAACTTGATACACTTGCATCTATTAAAGAAGTGGAGGCATTTAATTTACCTTCACCGCATATTACACCAAAAGAAATGCTTAGTTTACGTAATTTAATTATGGAAAAAACTTCAACTGAGCAATTCGATGGTGTTGTCATTACACATGGCACGGATACTTTAGAAGAAACAGCTTATTTCTTAGAGTTAACAACCAATTTATCCATTCCTATTGTCTTGACGGGTGCAATGCGTTCCTCTAATGAGTTAGGCGCAGACGGCATCTACAATCTAGTTGAAGCAGTTCGCGTAGCGGTAGATGACGAAGCACGTGACAAAGGAGTGCTTGTTGTAATGAACGACGAGGTTCATCTTGCCGTTAACACTACAAAAACGAGCACTAGTTCAGTCAATACGTTTCAATCGCCACAATACGGCCCAATCGGACTTATTACAAAATCGCGTATTTTGTTTCATCATGCCCCAATTCGCCGCCAATATGTAGACATACAAGGCTTAGCGAAGCGAGTAGCCATGCTGAAGGTCTATGCAGGGATGGAAGTAGATTTACTTGACGTAGTGCTTGCCTGTCAGTACGACGGTGTTGTACTTGAAGGCCTTGGACAAGGGAATGTTCCACCAACCGTTGTCAAAGGCATTGAAAGTCTGTTGGAACGTGGTATCCCTGTTGTTCTTGTCTCTCGATGCTTCAATGGCATTGCTGAAGGCGTATACGGTTATGTTGGTGGTGGTAAAATGCTAGAAGACTTAGGCGCAATTTTTGCGACAGGTATTAACGGGCAAAAAGCACGATTAAAATTACTTATCGGTTTAAACAAAGAAGGAAACCCATTGGACTTAAAGGAATTTTTCCAGTAA
- a CDS encoding aminotransferase class V-fold PLP-dependent enzyme: MYWCKVAQTEKEFDAIAQLNYETFVEEIPQHEPNTMKRKVDRFHQENTYLVVYKGTELIGMLAFRDQRPFSIDEKIGEVEQYLPKEICTKLCEIRLLAVKKQYRTGRVLLRLTQALNAFAYEKGYSAAVISGTTREEKLYKQMGFTQFAPAVGTAEAMFLPMVLTRQQFEQSLQQKLAQESYTFYPGPVKQQGAILYSDISHRSQAFQSLYGYMRSKLLELSNAKYIATLVGTGTLANEVMLGQLKAQKMGHGLILTNGEFGERLHKQAERWSLDFDVVTHEWGSAFNLRSLEALLQTGSYQWLLMVHGETSTGTCNDLEGILQLVKHYNVKLCVDCISSFGAMPFSLAECYLSTAVSGKALGALSGLSFVFSQELVEPSTTIPAYLDLANYQQGAIPSTLPAVLIGNVVDALQAYPARYSQLQQHFEALLQLPFMDYRLPTIAYPMILTIQCPRKLINLSTDLKLNGLYVHGDSEYLRKRNFIQLSIIQPDFEFALGRLSELLTYYEQTVDV, encoded by the coding sequence ATGTACTGGTGTAAAGTCGCACAGACAGAAAAGGAATTTGATGCGATCGCGCAGTTGAATTATGAAACCTTTGTTGAAGAAATTCCACAGCATGAACCAAATACGATGAAAAGAAAAGTAGATCGTTTCCATCAAGAAAATACGTATTTAGTTGTTTATAAAGGAACTGAGCTAATTGGCATGTTAGCTTTTCGAGATCAACGACCGTTTTCAATTGATGAAAAAATTGGTGAAGTGGAGCAGTATTTACCTAAGGAAATTTGTACAAAACTTTGTGAAATTCGTTTGCTTGCAGTAAAAAAGCAATATCGTACAGGCCGTGTATTATTAAGATTGACACAGGCATTAAATGCTTTTGCATATGAAAAAGGCTATTCAGCAGCTGTAATTTCAGGAACTACGCGTGAAGAAAAATTGTATAAGCAAATGGGCTTTACCCAATTTGCACCAGCAGTAGGTACAGCAGAAGCTATGTTTTTACCAATGGTATTAACAAGGCAACAATTTGAACAGTCCTTACAACAAAAACTGGCACAGGAAAGTTATACATTTTACCCAGGGCCAGTTAAACAGCAAGGGGCTATTTTGTATTCGGACATATCGCACCGATCTCAAGCCTTTCAATCATTATATGGATACATGCGTAGCAAGCTATTGGAATTATCAAATGCAAAGTATATCGCAACATTAGTAGGAACGGGAACATTAGCGAATGAAGTGATGCTCGGACAGCTCAAGGCACAAAAAATGGGGCATGGACTTATTTTAACGAATGGAGAATTTGGAGAACGTCTTCATAAGCAGGCTGAGCGCTGGTCCTTAGATTTCGATGTCGTGACGCACGAGTGGGGAAGCGCATTTAATTTGCGGTCATTGGAGGCTTTATTGCAAACAGGTTCCTATCAATGGCTACTCATGGTGCATGGGGAAACTTCAACAGGCACATGTAATGATTTAGAGGGAATTTTACAACTGGTTAAGCACTATAATGTAAAGCTTTGTGTTGATTGTATTAGCTCATTTGGTGCTATGCCGTTTTCATTAGCTGAGTGCTACTTATCAACTGCGGTGAGTGGTAAAGCGTTAGGAGCACTTAGTGGCTTGTCATTTGTCTTTTCTCAAGAACTTGTGGAGCCATCTACAACTATTCCTGCTTACTTGGATTTAGCTAATTATCAGCAAGGTGCTATTCCTTCTACGCTACCAGCAGTACTTATTGGCAATGTAGTAGATGCTTTACAAGCTTATCCAGCGCGCTATAGTCAACTACAACAGCACTTTGAAGCGCTGCTGCAGCTACCATTTATGGACTATCGCTTACCAACTATAGCGTATCCAATGATTTTAACCATTCAATGTCCAAGGAAACTCATTAATTTATCAACCGATTTAAAATTGAACGGCTTATATGTCCATGGAGATAGTGAATATTTACGTAAGCGAAATTTTATTCAGCTTTCAATAATCCAACCTGATTTTGAGTTTGCGCTAGGTCGCCTAAGTGAGCTGTTAACTTATTATGAGCAAACTGTAGATGTATAA
- a CDS encoding glycerol-3-phosphate acyltransferase: MTWLYWIISYFIGNFLTAFFVGKVYGVNLQQERSKNLGARNAGSVLGKAAFMWTFLGDSLKGVLIVLLGNFWHLEQWAIVVGGCLVIIGHMYPMWLKFHGGKGVATFIGVGLALSPTLFTMMIIGTALVFSITRSLTLGMLGGFVFYIGAIGLTGHLSLYIPLLVAIICMLIKHTSNIKESLRRGK; this comes from the coding sequence ATGACTTGGTTATATTGGATAATTAGCTATTTTATTGGAAACTTTTTGACGGCTTTTTTCGTTGGAAAAGTATATGGTGTCAATTTGCAACAGGAGCGTAGTAAAAACCTAGGTGCGCGAAATGCAGGGAGTGTACTAGGAAAGGCTGCATTTATGTGGACGTTTTTGGGTGATTCACTAAAAGGTGTTCTTATTGTGCTGTTAGGTAATTTTTGGCATTTAGAACAGTGGGCAATTGTTGTAGGTGGATGTCTCGTTATAATCGGACATATGTATCCTATGTGGCTGAAATTTCATGGTGGTAAAGGTGTGGCAACATTTATCGGTGTTGGGCTTGCCTTATCACCGACTTTATTTACCATGATGATTATTGGCACTGCACTAGTGTTTAGTATAACGAGGAGCCTTACGCTTGGCATGTTAGGTGGCTTCGTGTTTTACATTGGAGCGATTGGACTAACAGGTCATTTATCGCTATACATACCGTTGCTTGTTGCGATTATTTGTATGTTGATTAAGCATACATCGAATATTAAGGAGTCTTTAAGAAGAGGGAAGTGA
- a CDS encoding YpdA family putative bacillithiol disulfide reductase — protein sequence MQQVDAIIVGGGPCGLAAAISLQKIGLRPIVIEKGNIVNAIYNYPTHQTFFSTSERLAIGDVPFIIEGRKPKRNQALVYYREVVRLKKIQVNRFEKVGSVVKNGEIFTVTTDKDVYETPYVVVATGYYDHPNYMDIPGEGLPKVHHYFKEGHEFFDTDVLVIGGKNSAVDAALELNKAGARVTVVYRGSEYSPSVKPWVLPEFDGVVRNGEVTMHFNTSVVEIREHEVVINIDGREEVLKNDFVFAMTGYHPDHSFIRAMGVTIDEETGRPFCQPDTMETNVAGLFIAGVIAAGNNANEIFIENGRFHGDCIAQTIAERR from the coding sequence ATGCAACAAGTTGATGCAATTATTGTTGGAGGAGGCCCTTGTGGTTTAGCTGCAGCAATATCTTTACAAAAAATTGGTTTACGACCGATTGTCATCGAAAAAGGAAATATTGTTAATGCCATTTACAACTATCCAACACATCAAACTTTTTTTAGTACGAGTGAACGTTTAGCTATTGGTGACGTACCATTCATTATTGAGGGGCGCAAGCCAAAGCGAAATCAAGCACTTGTTTATTATCGCGAGGTAGTACGCTTGAAAAAAATTCAAGTTAACCGTTTTGAAAAAGTCGGAAGTGTTGTGAAAAATGGAGAGATTTTTACGGTAACGACGGATAAGGATGTATATGAAACTCCATATGTTGTAGTAGCGACAGGTTACTATGATCATCCTAACTATATGGATATTCCTGGTGAAGGATTACCGAAAGTTCACCATTACTTTAAAGAAGGGCATGAATTTTTTGATACGGATGTCCTTGTAATCGGTGGGAAAAATTCAGCTGTAGATGCAGCATTAGAATTAAACAAGGCTGGAGCACGTGTCACAGTTGTATATCGTGGCAGTGAATATTCACCAAGCGTTAAGCCGTGGGTTTTACCTGAATTTGACGGTGTTGTACGTAACGGAGAAGTTACAATGCACTTTAATACGAGTGTAGTCGAAATACGGGAGCATGAAGTTGTAATAAATATTGACGGTCGTGAAGAAGTATTAAAAAATGACTTTGTTTTTGCTATGACTGGTTATCATCCAGATCATTCATTTATCCGAGCGATGGGTGTGACGATAGACGAGGAAACAGGCCGACCATTTTGTCAACCTGACACAATGGAAACAAATGTAGCAGGCCTATTTATTGCTGGAGTCATCGCAGCAGGCAATAACGCCAATGAAATTTTTATTGAAAATGGACGTTTCCATGGTGATTGTATTGCACAAACAATTGCAGAAAGAAGATAA
- a CDS encoding metallophosphoesterase — protein sequence MIYIGLFLLIVITFLLYMWKVAHENNVLHHQLSLKGEQETIRLFFISDTHLRKINRPMIERLSGTFDAVIIGGDFADSRTPIQRIHDNLDLLTPLGPTYFVWGNNDREVGEEQFRDILQQHNVKIIANDAILLPNKNRLWISAIEDTSTMQYSFDAAFEKVGEDDLVVFISHNPGVFARVRAKFRADLMIGGHLHGGQIRVGPYGVHPLGSYREREGVMTLVSNGYGTTLLPFRLGAKPECHIIDIDISGK from the coding sequence ATGATATATATTGGACTATTTCTTTTAATAGTTATCACCTTCCTACTCTATATGTGGAAGGTCGCGCACGAAAATAATGTGTTGCATCATCAATTATCACTCAAAGGTGAACAAGAAACGATTCGTTTATTTTTTATTTCTGATACGCATTTACGGAAAATTAATCGTCCCATGATAGAACGATTATCAGGCACATTCGATGCGGTAATAATCGGTGGGGATTTTGCAGATAGCCGCACACCTATTCAACGTATTCATGACAATCTTGATTTATTGACACCGCTAGGACCTACTTATTTTGTTTGGGGGAATAATGATAGAGAAGTAGGCGAGGAGCAGTTTCGAGATATTTTACAACAACACAATGTTAAAATTATCGCCAATGATGCAATTCTATTACCTAATAAGAATCGCTTATGGATAAGTGCTATTGAAGATACTTCTACGATGCAATATAGTTTTGATGCTGCTTTTGAAAAAGTTGGCGAGGATGATTTAGTCGTTTTTATTTCACATAATCCTGGTGTCTTTGCTAGAGTACGTGCGAAGTTTAGAGCGGATTTAATGATTGGTGGACATTTACATGGTGGTCAAATAAGAGTTGGACCTTATGGTGTTCATCCACTTGGTTCTTATCGGGAACGCGAGGGTGTGATGACACTTGTGAGTAACGGCTATGGTACAACACTATTGCCATTCCGTTTAGGCGCGAAACCTGAATGCCATATAATTGATATTGACATTTCGGGTAAATAA
- a CDS encoding LysM peptidoglycan-binding domain-containing protein, translating into MSKEDYRDKIEEHRQSFEEEQQEQQNLSRVSRMNKNGSNNKKPKNTKRKSPLMTILFVTFILIPLTILIYFVQFYDPGKTIEEAEKDTMDSVVEIDKTGSKAEASTSSDKDKDDKANDEAKAQAQKDAEKLAAQQKAAEEAKKAEEAKKAEEAKVAQQQAEAAKKAEEAKKAEQARKAEQEKQNAAKAKTHTVKANENLYRIALNYYGDGSEATLAKIRAANGMPNDTVFVGQVIKLP; encoded by the coding sequence ATGAGTAAAGAAGACTATCGTGATAAAATCGAAGAACATCGTCAGTCATTTGAAGAAGAACAACAAGAACAGCAAAATCTATCGAGAGTTTCAAGAATGAATAAAAATGGAAGCAATAACAAAAAGCCGAAAAATACAAAACGTAAATCACCGTTAATGACGATACTTTTTGTTACATTTATTTTAATTCCATTAACTATATTAATTTATTTCGTGCAATTCTATGATCCTGGTAAAACGATTGAAGAAGCCGAAAAAGATACGATGGATTCTGTTGTAGAAATTGATAAGACTGGTAGTAAAGCGGAAGCATCCACATCATCTGATAAAGACAAAGATGATAAAGCAAACGACGAAGCTAAAGCACAGGCTCAAAAAGACGCTGAAAAGTTAGCTGCACAACAAAAGGCTGCAGAAGAAGCGAAAAAAGCCGAAGAGGCAAAAAAAGCTGAAGAAGCTAAGGTAGCACAGCAACAGGCTGAGGCAGCTAAGAAAGCTGAAGAAGCGAAAAAAGCTGAGCAAGCACGTAAAGCAGAACAAGAAAAGCAAAATGCTGCAAAAGCAAAAACACATACAGTTAAAGCAAATGAAAATCTATATCGTATTGCATTAAATTACTACGGTGATGGTAGTGAAGCAACGTTAGCGAAAATCCGAGCGGCGAACGGCATGCCTAATGACACTGTATTTGTTGGGCAAGTCATTAAACTACCGTAA
- a CDS encoding RecQ family ATP-dependent DNA helicase: MELEQTLAKHFGYTTFRPGQKEVIEAILDGKDVIALLPTGMGKSLCYQLPAYLLQKPVLIVSPLLSLMQDQVEQLKRFGEKRVVALNSFLAADEKRYALHFLEQYRFIFTSPEMLLQQQVQEKLTNMSLSLIVVDEAHCISQWGFDFRPDYLRIGEWFSQSNRPPVLALSATATQKVIKDIRTTLALNAPFEFMYNVDRPNIHLGRVGFEDRADKARWILEHVKKTAGPGILYMSSRKRAEQYCETFIQAGIRAAAYHAGYSAEDRQFIQQQFIDGELDWIVATNAFGMGINKADIRQVIHESMPANVANYMQEIGRAGRDGNPALAILLYSEGDEELAKFVVTGDLPSASHVDRYQELVMQHIEPAQMLKNGELSETAFRVLDYWYHQESVQEVKARLNYFALEKYQAVDEMLKITQTKGCIREQLVGYFGQKLQKKPEICCENCGIHYDEINIARVMEPKKVEMVAWESRLKQLLLSD; this comes from the coding sequence ATGGAACTAGAGCAAACATTAGCAAAGCATTTTGGCTATACGACATTCAGACCAGGTCAAAAGGAAGTAATCGAAGCAATTTTAGATGGAAAAGATGTTATTGCGTTATTGCCAACTGGCATGGGTAAATCGCTGTGCTATCAATTGCCAGCATATCTATTGCAAAAGCCTGTATTAATTGTGTCTCCTTTATTGTCTTTAATGCAGGACCAGGTAGAGCAGCTTAAACGATTTGGTGAAAAAAGAGTAGTCGCATTAAATTCATTTTTAGCAGCAGATGAAAAACGATATGCCCTGCATTTTTTAGAACAATATCGCTTTATTTTTACGTCTCCAGAAATGCTTTTACAACAACAGGTGCAGGAAAAGTTAACAAACATGTCATTAAGTCTTATTGTAGTGGATGAAGCGCATTGTATTTCGCAATGGGGTTTCGATTTTCGTCCAGATTATTTGCGTATTGGAGAATGGTTTTCGCAAAGTAATCGCCCGCCAGTGTTAGCTTTGTCAGCGACTGCAACGCAAAAAGTAATTAAGGATATTCGTACTACACTTGCGCTAAACGCCCCATTTGAATTTATGTACAATGTGGATCGTCCTAATATTCATCTTGGACGTGTTGGATTTGAGGATAGGGCAGATAAAGCAAGATGGATTTTAGAGCATGTCAAAAAAACAGCTGGACCAGGGATTTTATATATGTCATCACGTAAGCGAGCAGAGCAATATTGTGAAACATTTATACAAGCAGGTATTCGGGCTGCTGCTTATCATGCGGGGTATAGTGCGGAGGATCGTCAATTTATTCAACAGCAATTTATTGATGGGGAGCTAGATTGGATTGTAGCGACCAATGCATTTGGTATGGGTATTAATAAGGCGGATATTCGACAAGTAATACATGAATCCATGCCAGCGAATGTCGCTAATTATATGCAAGAAATTGGACGCGCAGGACGTGATGGAAATCCAGCTTTAGCAATTTTACTTTATAGTGAAGGTGACGAGGAACTTGCGAAATTTGTTGTAACAGGCGATTTACCGTCAGCAAGTCATGTGGATCGTTATCAAGAACTTGTGATGCAACATATCGAGCCAGCACAAATGTTGAAAAATGGTGAGTTGAGTGAAACGGCTTTTCGTGTGCTTGATTATTGGTACCATCAGGAATCTGTTCAGGAAGTGAAAGCGCGACTTAATTATTTTGCACTTGAAAAATATCAGGCAGTTGATGAAATGTTAAAAATTACTCAGACAAAAGGCTGTATTCGTGAGCAGCTTGTCGGGTATTTTGGGCAAAAATTGCAGAAAAAACCTGAAATCTGTTGTGAAAATTGTGGAATCCATTATGATGAAATCAATATAGCACGCGTTATGGAACCGAAAAAAGTAGAAATGGTTGCATGGGAAAGTCGATTAAAACAGCTTTTATTAAGCGATTAG